One Xiphophorus hellerii strain 12219 chromosome 1, Xiphophorus_hellerii-4.1, whole genome shotgun sequence DNA segment encodes these proteins:
- the LOC116718295 gene encoding aquaporin-4 isoform X1, whose protein sequence is MCPFSAEELRSRQFWSAVLAELLGTLVLVSAVLGASVPGPGEAPVGPLYPAVAVGVVIISLAHCFGEISGAQVNPAVTLSLLATRKLDALRAVVYMVAQCLGACVGASALYLALPLKATAEHFVNRVPADLNAAQALCIEVLCTFQMVFTIFSVEEQRRKESVEPGNLAIGLSHTAGVLIGARFSGASMNPARSLGPAIITGFWENHWVYWIGPIIGALLAGVSHEFFFARSASRQKLVACLTCKDIEIVETASMTGSSLSTVTQNAMRAKHANKQESN, encoded by the exons ATGTGCCCTTTTTCCGCCGAGGAGCTCCGCAGTAGGCAATTCTGGAGTGCCGTCTTAGCAGAGCTGCTTGGCACCCTGGTGTTAGTGAGCGCTGTGCTGGGCGCCTCTGTTCCAGGGCCCGGCGAGGCCCCAGTGGGGCCCCTGTATCCAGCTGTGGCAGTGGGTGTAGTCATTATTTCACTGGCACACTGCTTTGGAGAAATAAGTGGAGCGCAG GTGAACCCGGCTGTCACGCTGTCCTTGCTGGCCACCCGGAAGCTGGACGCTCTGCGGGCGGTCGTTTACATGGTGGCTCAGTGTTTGGGGGCCTGTGTAGGGGCCTCGGCCCTCTATCTGGCTCTGCCCCTCAAAGCCACAGCAGAGCACTTTGTTAACAGG GTTCCTGCAGATTTGAATGCAGCGCAGGCTCTGTGCATCGAGGTTCTGTGCACCTTTCAGATGGTTTTCACCATCTTCTCAGTGGAGGAGCAGAGACGGAAGGAGAGCGTGGAACCAGGAAATCTGGCCATTGGACTTTCTCACACTGCTGGAGTGCTAATAggg GCCCGTTTCTCTGGTGCCAGTATGAACCCGGCACGCTCCTTGGGTCCAGCCATCATCACTGGATTCTGGGAAAATCACTGG GTATACTGGATCGGTCCGATCATCGGCGCTCTACTGGCCGGAGTGTCCCATGAGTTCTTCTTCGCCCGCAGCGCCTCTCGCCAGAAGCTGGTGGCCTGTTTGACCTGCAAGGACATTGAGATCGTTGAGACGGCCAGCATGACCGGCTCGTCTCTGTCCACAGTCACTCAGAACGCCATGAGAGCCAAACATGCCAACAAACAGGAAAGCAACTGA
- the LOC116718295 gene encoding aquaporin-4 isoform X2: MTWRELRSRQFWSAVLAELLGTLVLVSAVLGASVPGPGEAPVGPLYPAVAVGVVIISLAHCFGEISGAQVNPAVTLSLLATRKLDALRAVVYMVAQCLGACVGASALYLALPLKATAEHFVNRVPADLNAAQALCIEVLCTFQMVFTIFSVEEQRRKESVEPGNLAIGLSHTAGVLIGARFSGASMNPARSLGPAIITGFWENHWVYWIGPIIGALLAGVSHEFFFARSASRQKLVACLTCKDIEIVETASMTGSSLSTVTQNAMRAKHANKQESN; this comes from the exons ATGACGTGGCGGGAG CTCCGCAGTAGGCAATTCTGGAGTGCCGTCTTAGCAGAGCTGCTTGGCACCCTGGTGTTAGTGAGCGCTGTGCTGGGCGCCTCTGTTCCAGGGCCCGGCGAGGCCCCAGTGGGGCCCCTGTATCCAGCTGTGGCAGTGGGTGTAGTCATTATTTCACTGGCACACTGCTTTGGAGAAATAAGTGGAGCGCAG GTGAACCCGGCTGTCACGCTGTCCTTGCTGGCCACCCGGAAGCTGGACGCTCTGCGGGCGGTCGTTTACATGGTGGCTCAGTGTTTGGGGGCCTGTGTAGGGGCCTCGGCCCTCTATCTGGCTCTGCCCCTCAAAGCCACAGCAGAGCACTTTGTTAACAGG GTTCCTGCAGATTTGAATGCAGCGCAGGCTCTGTGCATCGAGGTTCTGTGCACCTTTCAGATGGTTTTCACCATCTTCTCAGTGGAGGAGCAGAGACGGAAGGAGAGCGTGGAACCAGGAAATCTGGCCATTGGACTTTCTCACACTGCTGGAGTGCTAATAggg GCCCGTTTCTCTGGTGCCAGTATGAACCCGGCACGCTCCTTGGGTCCAGCCATCATCACTGGATTCTGGGAAAATCACTGG GTATACTGGATCGGTCCGATCATCGGCGCTCTACTGGCCGGAGTGTCCCATGAGTTCTTCTTCGCCCGCAGCGCCTCTCGCCAGAAGCTGGTGGCCTGTTTGACCTGCAAGGACATTGAGATCGTTGAGACGGCCAGCATGACCGGCTCGTCTCTGTCCACAGTCACTCAGAACGCCATGAGAGCCAAACATGCCAACAAACAGGAAAGCAACTGA